The Triticum aestivum cultivar Chinese Spring chromosome 7B, IWGSC CS RefSeq v2.1, whole genome shotgun sequence genome window below encodes:
- the LOC123162573 gene encoding stress response protein nst1-like, producing the protein MSLPCSDQSIRPRKMKNASLPLGVAVLRCWCGDLCKVKEVTDFSDWLGMKFFMCANYEEDPAVAISEYDKPPPAWAVTEIHERSRRAWNSLFAEERREKAEAEEKAEQEKELKEYYAEQHRFFQEMGKKNREEARRMEEQERQRKEAREAERQRKKERAREAKAAEEAGDGKGKYPRWTQ; encoded by the exons ATGAGTTTGCCTTGCTCGGATCAAAGCATTAGGCCGAGGAAAATGAAGAATGCAAGTTTGCCTCTGGGGGTGGCAGTCCTGCGGTGTTGGTGTGGCGatctttgcaaggtgaaggaggtgacGGATTTTTCAGATTGGTTGGGCATGAAGTTTTTCATGTGCGCCAATTATGAGGAAGATCCTGCCGTAGCTATTTCAGAGTACGACAAGCCTCCG CCGGCTTGGGCAGTGACTGAGATTCATGAAAGAAGTCGCCGTGCGTGGAATAGTTTATTTGCGGAAGAGCGACGCGAGAAggcggaagctgaggagaaagcagagcaagagaaagagttaaaagaatactatgcggagcaacaccgtttttttcaggaaatgggaaagaaaaacagggaagaggctcgtcgcatggaggagcaggaacgacagcgaaaggaggctcgtgaggcggagaggcagagaaagaaagaaagggctcgtgaggccaaggcagcagaagaagctggcgatggaaaaggaaaatatccacgCTGGACTCAGTAG